GGGCCTGGTCGACCTGGCGCAGACGCCGTCAACACCAGGCCAGACGCTGCCACTACCGACGGCGAGGACACCCACAAGTGCCGTTGCAGTACTAACCCCGATCCCGAAGCCGGCGGCGAGCTGGGTGTAGGTGTGTCCGCGGCGCAGGTGCGCCAGCACGAGCAGGGCTTGGCGGTCCGCGGGCAGTCGCCGCCAGCGGGTCCCGCGTTCACGGCGGTGGGCGTTCAGCCGGTCGGTGAGGAAACGCAGGGTGCGGGTGGACAGATCGACACCGGTTGGGTAGACAAGCATGCGAAGCTCCGGGCGGACAGGGTGGTCTTGGTCGACAACCCGTCTACCAGGAGCTTCACCTCTTCCCGGACCCGGCCTCCATGCCTGCCCCACCCGCGATCAGCCAGGTTGGCAAAAGCTCACTCGCCCACCCACCGCTGCGGCTCCGCCCGACCGAACCGGCCCCCGATCCGCCCGCACAGCCCCTTGCCAACGACGGCTGAATGTGGGATCTGTCCCTGATCTTGTGATCAGGCTGACCCCGGGCGGCGCGCTGACCATGATCGACCTTCTGTGATCATGTGTCGGGTGCCTCTCTGACCTTGGGGTTCTCCTTCCGCATCTGGC
This Parafrankia discariae DNA region includes the following protein-coding sequences:
- a CDS encoding transposase family protein; the protein is MLVYPTGVDLSTRTLRFLTDRLNAHRRERGTRWRRLPADRQALLVLAHLRRGHTYTQLAAGFGIGVSTATALVGVLAVGSGSVWPGVDGVCARSTRP